The proteins below are encoded in one region of Rhodoluna lacicola:
- a CDS encoding D-alanyl-D-alanine carboxypeptidase/D-alanyl-D-alanine-endopeptidase: MNQGFTYFKEVGKGALIGLGILALIIGGFSVGGLGSANNAQAPQVSASVDASASPSPSSSSARSCSVAELAADPRLAKLSGVVINSATDEVLFDRNANVPASTASVMKTLTAAAAILTLGPNYRVETRVYQDATDPGTIILVGGGDPTLSKTAAGKQSVYVDAPKLSTLALNVNKKLAATPITKIIVDATLFSGPTWEPSWEKSELTEGYMSEVTALQVDGDRANPAAETSRRSTSSVMNAGNAFKKALGANAAGATVVAAAMPSDASQIASVSSQPISKWITHMLQVSDNTQAEALARLVALDQGLSGSFASIDAAIKKAVAPLGLNLSGMSIRDGSGLSDYNAVSPTVFAKLMQLVNKPGSGIDLIRQGLPVSAESGSLADRFKGDNIDAAGHVFAKTGWIKKGYTLAGIINAKDSTTLTFAVYALGDVKADAKQAIDNLVTGFYRCGDQLSNQ, encoded by the coding sequence GTGAACCAAGGTTTTACTTACTTCAAAGAAGTTGGCAAGGGAGCGCTTATCGGTTTGGGTATTTTGGCCCTAATTATTGGTGGATTTAGCGTCGGTGGCCTTGGTTCAGCTAATAACGCTCAGGCGCCACAGGTTTCGGCTTCGGTCGACGCATCGGCATCGCCGAGCCCATCATCATCTAGTGCCCGCAGTTGCTCGGTGGCTGAGCTGGCCGCCGACCCACGACTGGCAAAGCTCTCAGGCGTGGTGATCAATTCAGCAACCGATGAGGTCCTCTTCGATCGCAACGCAAATGTGCCCGCCTCTACCGCATCGGTGATGAAGACTCTGACTGCGGCCGCCGCGATACTCACCCTGGGGCCAAATTATCGAGTTGAAACTAGGGTCTATCAGGACGCGACTGACCCGGGAACAATTATCTTGGTCGGCGGTGGTGACCCAACCCTTTCGAAAACCGCAGCCGGAAAGCAGTCGGTTTACGTCGATGCACCAAAGCTGTCAACTTTGGCGCTGAATGTAAATAAGAAGCTTGCGGCAACGCCAATCACAAAAATCATCGTCGACGCCACCTTGTTCAGCGGTCCTACCTGGGAACCTTCTTGGGAGAAGTCAGAGTTGACTGAAGGCTACATGTCAGAGGTCACCGCACTGCAGGTTGATGGTGACCGTGCAAATCCTGCTGCTGAAACTTCACGCCGGTCAACCTCGTCGGTGATGAATGCCGGCAACGCATTCAAGAAAGCACTTGGCGCAAACGCTGCCGGAGCCACTGTGGTTGCCGCGGCAATGCCAAGCGACGCGTCGCAGATTGCCAGCGTTTCAAGTCAACCAATCAGTAAGTGGATCACGCACATGTTGCAGGTCTCTGACAACACACAGGCCGAGGCTTTGGCAAGGCTTGTGGCACTTGATCAGGGTCTTAGCGGGTCATTCGCTTCAATAGACGCGGCTATCAAAAAAGCAGTTGCTCCACTGGGATTAAATCTTTCGGGAATGTCAATTCGCGATGGCTCAGGACTAAGTGATTACAACGCGGTTTCACCAACCGTTTTCGCGAAGCTAATGCAGTTGGTAAATAAACCTGGTTCAGGAATTGATTTGATACGACAAGGTCTTCCTGTTTCGGCAGAGTCGGGCAGCCTGGCTGATCGATTCAAGGGAGATAACATTGACGCAGCAGGTCACGTCTTTGCAAAGACCGGCTGGATCAAAAAGGGTTACACCTTGGCTGGAATCATCAACGCTAAGGACTCAACCACTTTGACCTTTGCCGTTTATGCCTTGGGCGATGTTAAGGCCGATGCTAAACAGGCAATCGATAACCTAGTCACCGGTTTCTACCGATGTGGTGACCAGCTTTCAAACCAGTAA